ACTCCACGCCGGCGTAGAGGTCTTCGGTGTTCTCACGCACGATGACGATGTCGACATCGTCGTAGCGAGCGCCCGTGCCCGGGATGGTGAACGCGGGACGCAGGTTGGTGTAGAGGTCGAGCTCCTTGCGAAGCGCGACGTTCACGCTGCGAAAACCGGTGCCCACCGGCGTGGTGATCGGGCCCTTGATGGCGACCTTGTTCTTGCGAACCGAGTCGATGACGTGCTGGGGAAGCGGCGTACCGTACTTCTCCATCACATCGGAGCCCGCGTCGACGACCTCCCACTCGATGTCGACGCCCGTCGCGTCGACCACGCGCCGCATCGCGGTGGTGATCTCCGGGCCGATGCCGTCGCCCGGAATCAATGTCACGGTGTGCTGAGCCATGTGGATGGATCCTCCTTGATCAGGTGACGGCTCACAGCGGCCGTCATCGAGCCACGAGTGTAGTGCAACGCGCCAAGCCGCTCCAAGACCGTCACGCTCACGTCAGCATCAAGCGGCGGCGTCTGGTTGGACGTCGCCGCTTGAGTGTTCGGTTCGAGGTGCGAGCGGGCTACTCGGCAGCCGGAGCCGGCTTCTTCTTGCCGCGCTTCTTGGGTGCGGCCTGCACGATACTGGTCGCTCGGCGCTTGAGAAGTCCCTTGCCGTTCTCGGAGTCGAACAGCATGCGCTCGGCAGCCGCGATCTTCACGCTGTCCGAAGCGCCGCCAACCATCATCTTGTAGACGCCGTTGAGCATGGCAGGGAACTCAGGATCGCCGTGGTAGCAGCGGATCGCCTCGTCGATGAGCGGCCAGACACGCTCGGACCGGTGCGCCGTTGTGGTGGCGTAGGCGCAGAGCAGACGGAAGGCGGCGAGGCGAACGACGCCGGACTCCTCGTCGTGCAGCGCGGTCTCAGCGCCGCCCAGAGCCTTGTCGACTAGGCGCGCATCGACCGGAACGAGCATCTCAAACGTGCCGAGCACCTCCCAGCGAGTCTGCGACTCGGGACGGTGCAGGGCGTCGGCGAGCTGAGGCGCGTACTCCTTGAGCAGCACCGGCTTCTGCAGAGCGACGCTGTGCACGACGCTCGCTGCCGCCTGGCGGCTGCGACGGTCTTCGCCGGCCAGTGCGTCGACGACCGACGCCAAGAGCTTGGGGTCTGTCAGGGCCTTCTCGGCGGTCACGTTCTTGTCGGCGTCGGGAGAAAAGGTCGACGCGTTGTCAGTAGCCATAGGGTGAGCTCCGGGGGTAGTGGCGGCACGGACTTGGTCCCCGCGAGAGCGCCAAAGGACGGCGCGGGCGCCGTGGGATTATAGCAGAAGCTGCCCGGCGAGCGGAGATATCAATCGCGGCTCGGCGGCCCGAGCATCGAGACGGCAAGCCGAGCTACAGCGCCGTGACCTCGATGTCGACGTTGGACTCGTCGCCGGCGGCACTCAACGCCGCGATCCAGTCGGTCTCGTCCACGCTCGGCGGTACGGCCACGCGCGCCGTCATCGTGAACAGTGGCGTGCCGCTCACGGGTGCCTCGGCTGAGAAGGTCTCGGCGGACTCGATGTTGATGCCGAGGCGCGAGAGGCCGGCAGCAACCTCGTGCACGATGCCCTCGTGATCGGCGCCGGTCACGAGAACCTCGTACGGCAGCCAGCCAACGTGCTCCGCCGACTTGTCGGCGTCCGTCAGGCCGATCGTGACTTTGTAGCCCTGCGCCACCAGAGGTGCGAACGCGGCGTCGAGGTCGGCTCGGCGGTCGTCGGGAAGAGCCACGAGCATTAGGATTGCGAACTCGCCACCGAGGCGCGCCATGCGACTCGTACCCACGTTGCCGCCCAGCTCCAGAAGCGCGCGAGTGACCTCCTCGACGATGCCGATGCGGTCGGGCCCGGTGAGCGTGAAGACGACGTCAGTCCGCATGGTTCCCCCTCGAGGCGAGCTGCAGGTGCCCCTCAGTGTAGCGGAAGACCGCGTCGCTTTAGCCATCCCGGAACTCGATGGACGCGAGCGTGAGATGCAGCGCCTACGCCCGCGCACGCTCGCCGCACATCGCCGCAAGCGCCGTGACCGTGCGCCAGTTGCGCGAGGTCATCGGCGTATTGAGCACTCGGCCGATACCTGTCGCGAGCTTCGAGCGCCCCACTCCGTGGGGCAGCAGCAGGTAGACCGCGCCGTCGCCGAGCAGCGCCCTCTCCCCCTCATCGGCTGGAAGGGCCCGCGCGTCGAACTCCTCGGCGGTCAGCGGCTCGAGGAGGAATGCCGCATGCAGCCAACGCTCGTCGACCGAGGAGTCGGCGGCCAGGAACGGGTTGCTCGCCGCGATGCGCGCAAGTTCGTCGCACGCGAGCACGAGCGTGTCGACGGGGAAACCGAACTCGCGCTCGATGCACTGCGCGACAGCCAGCGCGTGCTGGGGAGCCGTACCGCTGTCTGCGGCGAAGACCACGTTGCCGCTTTGCAGATAGGTACGCACGTCGACGAAGCCGACGCGCTCGAGCGCGGCCCGCAGCGCGGCCATCTCGACCTTGCGCGAACCGCCGACGTTAACGCCGCGGAGCAGCGCGACGAAGCGCGTCACGCGTCAACCCCTCGCGCAAGTTCGGCGCCCCACGCACGCGCCCGATCTGTCTCGCCGGCCTTCAGCGGACCGTACCTGCCTGTCACGATGAACTTGGCCGGCTCGGCGATGCGGTGCAGGCCCTTGGCCTGGAGCATGGCGAGCATCTTCTTGGCGGCACTCCCAGGCGACCACCAGATGCGAGTCTCGAACGTGGCGCACGCGGCGTCGGTCGTACCGAGCGCCTCGAGCCACGAGCGGATCGAGGGGTGGTCGACGTCGGGCGGCGTCGGCCCAGCTCCCGGGTTGCTCGCGATGGACGCGCGCATGGCGTCGGTTGGCAGGTCGAAGCCGAGAAGCGGCGCACCGGTGACGAGCAGGTCGATGCCGTCGGCGCAGGCTGCGGTGGCCTCCGAGGTACTGACTGTGCGCGTGTCGGGCCCGATGCCCTCGGCGATCGCACGCGCGATCTGCGCGGTGTTGCCCCAAAGCGACTCGTACACGACGACGGCCTTCACGACGCTCACCCTCCTGTCGATCGAACTCAAGCTCCTCGTCCCGCTACTCGGACGCGCTCGCCGCGCCCAGGACCTGCGAGGACTGCTCGGCGAACGTCTTGGGGTCGACACCCGAGTTCTCGTAGGCGAAGTCGGCAAGCAGCCAGCCCACCAGCAACACGCGATGTTGGATGCGCCTGAGCCCCTCCAGGTCCTCGCTGTACCACTCTCCCTCGAAGCCCTCACCGATCCCCTGGGTCACAGGCTCGGAGTGCTTAAGGGCACCCTCCTTGCCGGACTCGAAGTTTTGGCGGTGCTGCATGTAGTCGCCCAGAAGTCGTTCCTTGTCGGCGATCTCGAAGAGCGGGCGCACGCGCAAGAGCGTGACGTTCGCCTTCGCGGCGCCGCCCACCTCAACGAACGTGAGCGTCGCGTCGTCCTCGCTCGGAGGTCCCGCCATCCATTCGCCGGGCAGGTCCAAGCTGAAGTTCGGTTCGCGGACCTTCGTCACTTCGGACACGAGCATCCCCCATCAAAGTCGGACTTGCCGAGGCGGTCGTCGGTCACGCCGAGCCGAACCGCGCGAGCGCACGAGCGTGCGCCTTGGCGGCCTCATCGGCGCGATTCTTGTGCGGCGCCGTAGTCACGAGCGAGTCGAGCAGCTCCCCCGAGAC
This genomic interval from Coriobacteriia bacterium contains the following:
- a CDS encoding ACT domain-containing protein: MRTDVVFTLTGPDRIGIVEEVTRALLELGGNVGTSRMARLGGEFAILMLVALPDDRRADLDAAFAPLVAQGYKVTIGLTDADKSAEHVGWLPYEVLVTGADHEGIVHEVAAGLSRLGINIESAETFSAEAPVSGTPLFTMTARVAVPPSVDETDWIAALSAAGDESNVDIEVTAL
- a CDS encoding isocitrate/isopropylmalate family dehydrogenase — encoded protein: MAQHTVTLIPGDGIGPEITTAMRRVVDATGVDIEWEVVDAGSDVMEKYGTPLPQHVIDSVRKNKVAIKGPITTPVGTGFRSVNVALRKELDLYTNLRPAFTIPGTGARYDDVDIVIVRENTEDLYAGVE
- a CDS encoding DUF1697 domain-containing protein — encoded protein: MTRFVALLRGVNVGGSRKVEMAALRAALERVGFVDVRTYLQSGNVVFAADSGTAPQHALAVAQCIEREFGFPVDTLVLACDELARIAASNPFLAADSSVDERWLHAAFLLEPLTAEEFDARALPADEGERALLGDGAVYLLLPHGVGRSKLATGIGRVLNTPMTSRNWRTVTALAAMCGERARA